A region from the Lolium perenne isolate Kyuss_39 chromosome 4, Kyuss_2.0, whole genome shotgun sequence genome encodes:
- the LOC127297081 gene encoding polyamine oxidase 1 — translation MTPTTATALVLALTLAHYASLAAAAGPRVIIVGAGMSGISAGKRLSEAGITDLVILEATDHIGGRMHKTNFGGINVEMGANWVEGVNGGKMNPIWPIVNATLKLRNFRSDFDGLADNIYKEKGGVYDKEYAQKRIDRSDEVEENGGKLSAKLHPSGQDDMSILAMQRLNDHLPNGPTSPLDMILDYFKYDYEFAEPPRVTSLQNVVPLATFEDFGDDVYFVADQRGYEAVVYYLAGQYLKADKSGNIVDPRLQLSKVVREISYSRSGVTVKTEDNKVYKADYVMVSTSVGVLQSDLIQFKPQLPNWKVLSIYQFDMAVYTKIFVKFPKKFWPEGKGREFFLYASSRRGYYGVWQEFEAQYPDANVLLVTVTDEESRRIEQQSDNQTKAEIVEVLRDMFPGADVPDATDILVPRWWSDRFYRGTFSNWPIGVNRYEYDQLRAPVGRVYFTGEHTSEHYNGYVHGAYLAGIDSADILINCAQKKMCKYHVPGKYE, via the exons ATGACGCCCACCACAGCCACCGCTCTAGTGTTAGCACTAACCCTAGCACACTATGccagcctcgccgccgccgccggcccaaGGGTCATCATCGTCGGTGCCGGCATGTCCG GGATCTCGGCGGGGAAGCGGCTGTCGGAGGCCGGGATAACTGACCTGGTGATACTGGAGGCGACGGACCACATCGGCGGGAGGATGCACAAGACCAACTTCGGCGGCATCAACGTGGAGATGGGCGCCAACTGGGTGGAGGGCGTTAACGGCGGCAAGATGAACCCCATCTGGCCCATCGTCAACGCCACGCTCAAGCTCAGGAACTTCCGCTCCGACTTCGACGGCCTCGCCGACAACATCTACAAGGAGAA GGGCGGTGTATACGACAAAGAATACGCGCAGAAAAGGATCGACCGGTCGGACGAAGTGGAGGAGAACGGCGGGAAATTGTCCGCCAAGCTGCACCCCAGCGGCCAGGATGACATGTCCATCCTCGCCATGCAACGCCTCAACGACCA CCTGCCCAACGGGCCGACGTCGCCGTTGGACATGATCCTGGACTACTTCAAGTACGACTACGAGTTCGCCGAGCCACCGCGGGTGACCAGCCTGCAGAACGTCGTCCCTCTCGCCACCTTCGAGGACTTCGGAGACGATGTCTACTTCGTCGCTGACCAGCGCGGCTACGAGGCTGTCGTCTACTACCTCGCCGGCCAGTACCTCAAGGCTGACAAGTCAGGCAACATCGTCGACCCACGGCTGCAGCTCAGCAAGGTGGTGCGAGAGATCTCCTACTCCCGCAGTGGCGTCACCGTGAAGACGGAGGACAACAAGGTGTACAAGGCAGACTACGTCATGGTCTCTACCAGCGTGGGGGTCCTGCAGTCCGATCTCATTCAGTTCAAGCCACAGCTGCCT AACTGGAAGGTTCTGTCGATCTACCAATTCGACATGGCCGTGTACACCAAGATATTCGTTAAGTTCCCCAAGAAGTTCTGGCCCGAGGGCAAAGGCAGGGAGTTCTTCCTCTACGCCAGCAGCAGGAGAGGCTACTACGGAGTATGGCAG GAGTTTGAGGCGCAGTACCCAGACGCCAACGTTCTCCTTGTCACCGTCACCGACGAGGAGTCGAGGCGGATCGAGCAGCAGTCGGACAACCAGACCAAGGCGGAGATCGTGGAGGTGCTGAGGGACATGTTTCCCGGCGCGGACGTCCCCGACGCGACGGACATCCTCGTGCCACGGTGGTGGTCCGACAGGTTCTACAGGGGCACCTTCTCTAACTGGCCCATCGGTGTCAACCGCTACGAATACGACCAGCTCAGG GCGCCGGTTGGGAGGGTTTACTTCACCGGGGAGCACACCAGCGAACACTACAATGGCTATGTCCATGGAGCTTATCTTGCAG GTATTGACTCTGCAGATATTCTGATCAATTGTGCTCAGAAGAAGATGTGCAAATACCACGTCCCGGGAAAGTATGAGTAG